CGGAAGCTCTCCGGTTTCGACGCCGACATGGCCCGCGCCACCGCGCCACTGGCCGCGAACCAGGGCCTCTACAACGGCTTCCTGGCGGCCGGACTGATCTGGGGTCTGATCGGCGGTGACCCGACCGGATTCCGCGTCAAGGTCTTCTTCCTGGCCTGCGTGCTGGTCGCCGGCGTGTACGGCGGCGCCACCACGAACCGGCGCATCCTGACCGCCCAGGCACTGCCAGGCGCGCTGGCCCTCGCAGCCGTCCTGGTGGCCCGGTGACAGCCCCCAAGGCAGACCCCCGGGCCGCGCGGACCCGAGCCCGGCTGCGCCAGGCCCTGCTCGACGAGTGCGCGCAGCGCCCACTGGCGGACGTCAGCGTCGCCGCGCTGGCACGCAGGGCCGGGGTCGGCCGCGCCACGTTCTACGTCCACTACAGCGACCTGGAGGCGCTGGCCGTCGACGCCTGCGCCGACGTGGTCCGCGAAGCAGTGGACGCCCTCCACGCCTGGCGCGGCACCCCGGACCCCGCGAGCCCGCCGCCCGCGCTGAGCGACTTCTTCGCCGGCGTCGTCCCGCACTCCGGCCTCTATCGGACGCTGCTGTGCCCGGGCGGTGGCGGCCCTCTCGGCCGCGTACTCCATCAGGATCTGCGCGCCCGCAGTCGCACCGAGCGCACCCTGGCCGGGGCACCACAGCCCGACCTGATCGCCTCGGCCGTGTCAGCGACCTTCGCCGGCGTGCTCGCCGACTGGCTGCATGGGCTCATCGAAGCCACCCCCGACCAGATCACCCACCAGATCTGGCACCTGCTCGTCACCCTGCACAGCACCCGCATGCCTTGACACAGACCGACAGCGATCCGGCCTCCCGACCGTCTTCGCTCTCCTGCAGAGCGCCGCGATCAACGCACTGGCCGAGGTGTCGTGCCCGCCCCTTATGCGGGGCGGGCACGGTCATCACCAGCCGATACCGAGTGTGAGTGCGGTCGGCGGGTTGGCATTGCCGAGGATCTGCACGGATGACTGATCGTTGATGTCGTCGTAGGGGAAGCCGTAGGCGCGCTTGTTGAGGCCGACGTCGTGGAAGAAGCCGGCGTAGTCGTTCTTGACGCCCGCGGTGTAATAGGCGGAGGGGGCGTACCAGGTAGCGGTGTCCAGGGCCACGCCCCGGTTGAACGCGGCGCAGAATTCTGCGCCGAGTTGTTTCTCGGTGTCGCTGCCCGAGGCGAGTGCCCCGGCACAGGCCACGGCGTCCGCGGAGGTGGGCTTGTCCAGGCGGAAGGAGCCCGTGCCGTTCTTCGTGAAGGTGAGCGTGGTGCCGCTGACCTGGCCGCTGAATGTCTCGCCCAGCCGGGCCAGTTTGAAGGGATGGGTGGAGTAGTAGCTCCAGGCCTGGTCGATGTACGCCTGCAGATAGTTCGCCTGCGGGCCTCCTGCCAGGAAGAGGTTGGAGGAGCGCGGGGCGATGATGCGGTGGGTGCTCTGCAGCGGCTTGAAGGCCTCGCCTACCGAGGCCGCGTACCGGGACATGACCTGCGCGCGGGTCAGTGTGATGCCCTGGGTGTTGTCATAGCCGCTGGATGCCTGCGTCAGGTGCGCGGTCATGGGGAAGCCGAACTGGTCGACCTGGGTGGTGTTTCCGCCGAACGCCACCTGCCCGTGGACGTAGGTGTACTCGTACCAGTCGTAGTAGACGTCGGTGTTGGGGTCATTGGGGTTGCGCAGGTCAGGGCCGCCCCAGCCCTGGTCGTCGGGAGAGACCGGGATGTACATCGGGGATCCGAGCGAGACGTAGATCCGTCCCCCGCGGATGGATGTGGGTGAGGGGACGGAGCCGCCCGCCTGGGTCAGCGTGAACGACATGTTGGGGTAGTTCACGCCACTCTTGGTGAGATGACCTGGTGCTGTCGCGTCCAGGTGGCTGATGTGGGCCATCGTCCCGTCGGCCTTCATGTACGACCACTGGCCGGGCGTCACCTGCCCCAGCACGGTGATGTAGATCTGTGAACCGGCGTAGACGCCGCGGGTGTTGTTCTGGAAGGTGATCGGGAAGGTGCCCGCGCCACCTCCACCCCCGCCACCGCCTCCTCCGCTGCCCACTGTGTAGGCGAAGTGCGGG
The DNA window shown above is from Streptomyces sp. NBC_01445 and carries:
- a CDS encoding TetR/AcrR family transcriptional regulator; this translates as MTAPKADPRAARTRARLRQALLDECAQRPLADVSVAALARRAGVGRATFYVHYSDLEALAVDACADVVREAVDALHAWRGTPDPASPPPALSDFFAGVVPHSGLYRTLLCPGGGGPLGRVLHQDLRARSRTERTLAGAPQPDLIASAVSATFAGVLADWLHGLIEATPDQITHQIWHLLVTLHSTRMP
- a CDS encoding DUF1304 domain-containing protein, which encodes METTANVLVGLVAALHAYILVLEMFLWERGPGRKLSGFDADMARATAPLAANQGLYNGFLAAGLIWGLIGGDPTGFRVKVFFLACVLVAGVYGGATTNRRILTAQALPGALALAAVLVAR
- a CDS encoding glycoside hydrolase family 64 protein translates to MIRHPLRKRPLATALTVLLTLIGLTLTTIAPAQAAVDYTQGVAPTGSGAAEISFKPTTPAALVDVHYLSPGAGLQSFRMTNNAGTWRQNVSSLPSGFALEYWFTYEKNGPLYDTPHFAYTVGSGGGGGGGGGGAGTFPITFQNNTRGVYAGSQIYITVLGQVTPGQWSYMKADGTMAHISHLDATAPGHLTKSGVNYPNMSFTLTQAGGSVPSPTSIRGGRIYVSLGSPMYIPVSPDDQGWGGPDLRNPNDPNTDVYYDWYEYTYVHGQVAFGGNTTQVDQFGFPMTAHLTQASSGYDNTQGITLTRAQVMSRYAASVGEAFKPLQSTHRIIAPRSSNLFLAGGPQANYLQAYIDQAWSYYSTHPFKLARLGETFSGQVSGTTLTFTKNGTGSFRLDKPTSADAVACAGALASGSDTEKQLGAEFCAAFNRGVALDTATWYAPSAYYTAGVKNDYAGFFHDVGLNKRAYGFPYDDINDQSSVQILGNANPPTALTLGIGW